In Leptospira saintgironsiae, the DNA window ATCTATTTGTAAAACTCCAGTGTCTTCCTGGCCGAAAGGTGCAAATCCAGAAAGTGGGTGAGTAGTCCCGAATAAAGCGATCACAGGGCGTTTTAGAAGTGCTGCGATATGGATATTAGAAGAATCCATTCCGATAATCACATCCATTCTTTCCATAATACCCAATTCGCCTCGTATTCCAAGTTTACCACCGGAAACGATTGTCATGGATTGGTCCCCATTTCTCCATTCTTCCATTTGAACTGCTTCTTGCGACGAACCGAATAAGAAAATTCTAATATTAGGAAATTCCTCTTTTAGTAGCCTGAGCAATTCTAGGCTTTTTTCTAAAGGCCATTCTTTCAATTTATGACCTGCAAAAGGTGCATAACCCACCCAGAGTCCTTCTTTTTTGTCTATCTTTCTTGCAAGAAGGAAGTCTTTTGCATAAATTTTGGATTCAGGATCCACATTGATCCAAGGGCCTTTTCGTACGGTCGCAGGAAAACCTGCTTTTTCAAAAACTTTAAGATATCTGTCTACAGTGTGAGGAAGTTTGCGCAAAACCTTTCTGGTTTTACGGATCTGGCGCATTTTTTCTCTTCTTCCCTTGATAATCCTAAAAACGGAAACTCCTCTGACCCAAAAGAAAAAACTAATAAAGCGAGATCTAACACTAGAGTGTAGGTCTACGATCTTTTCATATGGACCAAGTTTATTCAATTCTTTGAATAAACGATATAATCCGGATAGACCTTTATACTTTTTAAGATTGATCCCGATTACATGAACATTCGGGATATTATAAAAGAAGGGAGCATAATTCCCTCTAGTAACAACCGTGAGTTGTATATTCGTATACTTGGCGGCTACGGCGATTAATGCCGGAGCCATCAAGGCGACATCTCCCATCGCTGAGAATCTTAGCACCAAAAGATTCATGCTTGTTTTGTATATAAGGATGGGTTCAGATTTTTGTCGTTATACATTTTCATCTGCCTATACACCTTATAGAATTTATCTCCTTTAGATAAATCGTCCAGAAGTTCATCCAGACATTTGGAAAGATCAG includes these proteins:
- a CDS encoding glycosyltransferase family 9 protein, translating into MNLLVLRFSAMGDVALMAPALIAVAAKYTNIQLTVVTRGNYAPFFYNIPNVHVIGINLKKYKGLSGLYRLFKELNKLGPYEKIVDLHSSVRSRFISFFFWVRGVSVFRIIKGRREKMRQIRKTRKVLRKLPHTVDRYLKVFEKAGFPATVRKGPWINVDPESKIYAKDFLLARKIDKKEGLWVGYAPFAGHKLKEWPLEKSLELLRLLKEEFPNIRIFLFGSSQEAVQMEEWRNGDQSMTIVSGGKLGIRGELGIMERMDVIIGMDSSNIHIAALLKRPVIALFGTTHPLSGFAPFGQEDTGVLQIDDLPCRPCSIYGNTTCYRKDFACMERITPEDVIKRINVIKNINTLF